A window of the Streptomyces sp. JB150 genome harbors these coding sequences:
- a CDS encoding SUKH-4 family immunity protein: MIFGITRQELVATFGEDRIRLVPREAAEAVGVGGETLRFLSEIGLPENEFISFAGAEGTSTALRKVAVHELGGTWDLPPGASDWIMLGNFEISAVVLDARSGEVHQLAEGIMRPIPLHGDVSSLVYTVCQLTRLVQGLPEDYDEDEEFLEELEGTVDALKRSIAAQDPRPFGHEYSEWVEIFTSIGAGTRG, translated from the coding sequence ATGATTTTCGGCATTACTCGGCAAGAGCTCGTTGCCACCTTCGGTGAGGACCGGATCAGGCTGGTTCCGCGGGAGGCGGCGGAAGCCGTCGGAGTCGGCGGGGAGACGCTCAGGTTCTTGAGTGAGATCGGTCTGCCCGAGAACGAGTTCATCTCCTTCGCGGGGGCGGAGGGAACGTCCACGGCCCTGCGCAAGGTTGCGGTACACGAGCTGGGTGGAACGTGGGACCTCCCACCCGGTGCCTCCGATTGGATCATGCTCGGCAATTTCGAGATCAGTGCCGTCGTCCTGGACGCTCGGTCGGGTGAGGTGCACCAGCTCGCCGAGGGGATCATGCGGCCCATTCCGCTGCACGGTGATGTGTCGTCCCTCGTTTACACCGTCTGCCAGCTGACACGCCTTGTTCAGGGTCTTCCCGAGGACTACGACGAGGATGAGGAGTTCCTCGAGGAGCTTGAGGGCACAGTTGATGCGCTCAAGCGATCCATCGCGGCTCAAGACCCGCGGCCTTTTGGCCATGAGTACAGTGAGTGGGTCGAGATCTTCACGTCGATCGGGGCTGGGACGCGTGGGTGA
- a CDS encoding nucleic acid/nucleotide deaminase domain-containing protein produces the protein MGKQLPDELVEVLDLVGVEWPNIDEDEVRDSAKDYRNLAEGIRDVIAEGNKACGHIVSGRSKGKTVQAIDRRWGKLTTKDLTTFANALDELGDAFDDCAGFIEGCKIACIAELSATAATATAGVIGMFFTAGLSGLLSAAAIGACRLALHEAIDYAVGKVTETVTDKIEAKILTKIEDVFTDRLGAGDETTSDYAIGTADMAQDLVIEFDDFDKATGDYDKTRENFDKKKGAHKTGSAKRRGSVGKDSRFHKLAVVMDKCEDVVDKKADETVDVLKKHGGDIDKSKKEHKEKDKKVKEDLDGCDSGDVPMYLVNLDGSVVQLMPNGTTAPVSGADESGIRLLMTEEGGTRTWRPRGGGENPYSVSAGDKGRVESQPIDPGSTPLARATQTARYARKDWTGNNYAAGRFIDEDGHDFILVGYSKSVHSERSVGYPLLRAGQQDSLQSLYTEREPCQNPPSFCDRWTAKYFGENLPVTHSQAYDQSLERKEGESDYQYRRRVDAEHIEYRKNLKNWYKTHTPSDPYTG, from the coding sequence GTGGGCAAGCAGCTGCCTGATGAACTCGTCGAAGTGCTCGACCTGGTGGGGGTCGAATGGCCGAACATCGATGAGGACGAAGTCCGCGACAGCGCCAAGGACTACCGCAACCTGGCCGAAGGTATACGGGACGTCATCGCCGAGGGCAACAAGGCTTGCGGACACATCGTCAGTGGCCGCAGCAAGGGCAAGACGGTTCAGGCGATCGACCGCCGCTGGGGCAAACTCACCACGAAGGACCTCACGACCTTCGCCAACGCCCTGGACGAACTGGGGGACGCCTTCGATGACTGCGCCGGCTTCATAGAAGGCTGCAAGATAGCCTGCATAGCCGAGTTGTCGGCCACGGCGGCGACCGCCACGGCCGGTGTCATCGGCATGTTCTTCACCGCCGGCCTCAGCGGGCTGCTCAGCGCAGCCGCGATCGGCGCCTGCCGTCTGGCCCTGCACGAGGCCATCGATTACGCGGTGGGGAAGGTCACCGAGACGGTGACCGACAAGATCGAGGCCAAGATCCTCACCAAGATCGAGGATGTGTTCACCGACCGCCTCGGTGCGGGCGACGAGACGACGTCCGACTACGCCATCGGTACCGCCGACATGGCCCAGGACCTCGTCATCGAGTTCGACGACTTCGACAAGGCGACCGGCGACTACGACAAGACGCGGGAGAACTTCGACAAGAAGAAGGGCGCCCACAAGACCGGCAGCGCCAAGCGCCGCGGATCGGTCGGGAAGGACAGCCGCTTCCACAAGCTCGCCGTTGTCATGGACAAGTGCGAGGACGTCGTCGACAAGAAGGCCGATGAAACGGTCGATGTGCTGAAGAAGCACGGCGGCGACATAGACAAGAGCAAGAAAGAGCACAAGGAGAAGGACAAAAAGGTCAAGGAGGATCTCGACGGCTGCGACAGCGGTGATGTGCCGATGTACCTGGTCAATCTTGACGGGAGTGTCGTGCAGCTCATGCCCAACGGAACCACTGCGCCGGTCAGTGGTGCGGATGAGTCCGGAATTCGGCTCCTTATGACCGAAGAGGGCGGAACCCGTACTTGGCGCCCGCGAGGCGGAGGGGAGAACCCCTATAGTGTTTCGGCGGGTGACAAGGGGCGTGTTGAATCGCAGCCGATTGATCCTGGCTCGACTCCCTTGGCTCGAGCCACACAGACTGCCCGGTACGCTAGGAAGGACTGGACGGGCAACAACTACGCTGCAGGGCGATTCATCGACGAGGACGGGCACGATTTCATCCTGGTCGGGTACAGCAAGAGTGTTCATTCTGAACGATCTGTGGGTTACCCGCTGCTGAGGGCAGGGCAGCAGGACAGCTTGCAATCCCTCTACACCGAGCGGGAGCCGTGCCAGAATCCTCCTTCCTTTTGTGACCGGTGGACTGCGAAGTACTTCGGTGAGAATCTGCCGGTAACTCACTCGCAGGCGTACGATCAATCACTGGAACGAAAAGAAGGCGAGAGCGACTATCAGTATCGAAGGCGTGTGGATGCTGAGCACATTGAATATCGCAAGAACCTGAAGAACTGGTACAAGACGCACACGCCGTCCGACCCCTATACGGGGTGA
- a CDS encoding nucleic acid/nucleotide deaminase domain-containing protein, which yields MSTPFTDPAVAHFGRDGMRRFGLAGAAGAHVPEASRSWLTETGVPVQVAPYFLAATTTDAVPLGTYAGHRGARHLPAELEQWARIGHDGLAQLCVRPDGAVQAVFLDGEADDMFVNTDLATLNACLAALDRGLPVIAAAPGLPEAAAAFRRLNEEVRGIDPTAFEERESWWPRILDDVRHTLNFPFSAAFEYIDETGARQIVTDATGPGRLHPEEILRRRLEREGVPAERVRRIYCELQPCMMPGHYCAVWLHRVFPQAEFTHSFDYGDDAAGREQGVKELITFAAQQAGRR from the coding sequence ATGTCCACGCCTTTTACGGATCCGGCTGTTGCCCACTTCGGCCGTGACGGGATGCGTCGCTTCGGCCTGGCCGGGGCAGCTGGTGCGCACGTGCCGGAGGCGTCGCGCTCGTGGCTGACGGAGACGGGTGTGCCGGTGCAGGTCGCCCCTTACTTCCTGGCCGCCACCACCACTGACGCTGTACCACTGGGAACGTACGCGGGACACCGAGGCGCCCGGCATCTCCCGGCAGAGCTGGAGCAGTGGGCGCGGATCGGCCACGACGGACTCGCCCAGCTGTGCGTGCGTCCGGATGGTGCGGTGCAGGCGGTGTTCCTCGATGGTGAGGCGGACGACATGTTCGTCAACACGGACCTCGCCACGTTGAACGCCTGCCTGGCGGCACTGGACCGCGGACTACCCGTGATCGCCGCCGCGCCGGGCCTGCCGGAGGCAGCGGCGGCCTTCCGCCGGCTCAACGAGGAGGTGCGCGGCATCGACCCGACGGCCTTCGAGGAGCGGGAGAGCTGGTGGCCACGCATTCTGGACGACGTACGCCACACCCTCAACTTCCCTTTCTCCGCAGCCTTCGAGTACATCGATGAAACCGGCGCCAGGCAGATCGTCACGGACGCCACCGGACCTGGACGACTCCACCCTGAGGAGATACTCCGGCGTCGGCTGGAAAGGGAGGGGGTACCCGCGGAGCGAGTGCGCCGGATCTATTGCGAGCTGCAGCCGTGCATGATGCCCGGTCACTACTGCGCCGTGTGGCTGCACCGCGTCTTCCCCCAGGCTGAGTTCACCCACAGCTTCGACTACGGTGATGACGCCGCCGGCCGGGAGCAGGGCGTGAAGGAGTTGATCACCTTCGCGGCACAGCAGGCGGGCCGCCGGTGA
- a CDS encoding serine hydrolase yields MAHLRPRRTHVLGATLAAGALISTAAAASPAAAATPTVSCTSANAALAAKLKKDITAALANRKGTIAVGVYDRSTKTTCTLRASTAFDSASVVKVTVLAALLWDAKNQGRYLTEREASLAKAMITKSDNASTSTLWKQLGMTKIKGFLAAAGMTQTKPGANGYWGLTQITVTDEQKLLKLITAKNTVLSDNSRAYILKLMSQVVSSQRWGTPYGVPAGVTVAVKNGWLSRATNGWRVHSIGAFKGGGHDYTITVLTHGNSTMNYGITTIQNVAKVVHRDLAAV; encoded by the coding sequence ATGGCTCACCTCAGACCGCGCCGTACCCACGTGCTCGGCGCCACTCTCGCCGCCGGCGCCCTCATATCCACGGCGGCAGCCGCGTCCCCGGCGGCCGCCGCCACCCCCACCGTCAGCTGCACCTCGGCGAACGCCGCCCTCGCGGCGAAGCTGAAGAAGGACATCACCGCCGCCCTCGCCAACCGCAAGGGCACGATCGCGGTCGGTGTGTACGACCGCAGCACCAAGACGACGTGCACGCTGCGCGCCTCCACCGCCTTCGACTCGGCGAGCGTGGTCAAGGTCACCGTCCTCGCCGCCCTGCTGTGGGACGCGAAGAACCAGGGCCGGTATCTCACCGAGCGTGAGGCGAGCCTCGCGAAGGCGATGATCACCAAGTCGGACAACGCCTCCACGAGCACCCTGTGGAAGCAGCTCGGCATGACGAAGATCAAGGGCTTCCTCGCCGCCGCGGGCATGACCCAGACCAAGCCCGGCGCGAACGGCTACTGGGGCCTGACCCAGATCACGGTGACCGACGAGCAGAAACTGCTGAAGCTCATCACCGCCAAGAACACCGTCCTCAGCGACAACTCCCGCGCGTACATCCTCAAGCTCATGAGCCAGGTCGTCTCCTCGCAGCGCTGGGGCACCCCGTACGGCGTCCCCGCCGGCGTCACCGTCGCCGTGAAGAACGGCTGGCTCTCGCGCGCCACCAACGGCTGGCGGGTCCACAGCATCGGCGCCTTCAAGGGCGGCGGCCACGACTACACCATCACGGTGCTGACCCACGGCAACAGCACCATGAACTACGGCATCACCACCATCCAGAACGTCGCCAAGGTCGTCCACCGCGACCTGGCCGCCGTCTGA
- a CDS encoding DUF397 domain-containing protein, with translation MTDRAITNAATLNGWRKSSYSGPEADRCLEVLDHHPTGIPVRDSKNPAGPAVVFPAAGWALFVRAVGNGTLPV, from the coding sequence ATGACTGACCGCGCGATAACGAACGCGGCCACACTGAACGGCTGGCGCAAGTCGTCCTACAGCGGGCCGGAGGCCGACAGATGCCTCGAAGTCCTCGACCACCACCCCACCGGCATCCCCGTCCGCGACTCCAAGAACCCGGCCGGCCCCGCCGTGGTCTTCCCGGCGGCCGGTTGGGCCTTGTTCGTCAGGGCGGTCGGGAACGGCACTCTCCCGGTCTGA
- a CDS encoding DUF397 domain-containing protein produces the protein MAEHTIPNTAALSGWRKSSHSDNNAGSCLEVLDNHPTGIPVRDSKNPAGPAVVFPAAGWALFVGAVRDGGLPVRPALT, from the coding sequence ATGGCTGAGCACACCATCCCGAACACAGCCGCGCTGAGCGGCTGGCGCAAGTCCTCGCACAGTGACAACAACGCCGGCAGCTGCCTGGAAGTCCTCGACAACCACCCCACCGGCATCCCCGTCCGCGACTCCAAGAACCCGGCCGGCCCCGCCGTGGTCTTCCCGGCGGCCGGTTGGGCCTTGTTCGTCGGTGCGGTGAGGGACGGCGGACTGCCGGTTCGCCCGGCGCTCACATGA
- a CDS encoding endonuclease, producing MLATRTRRWKSVALATAAVLAGLTTPALTATPAAATTTAYDSTYYKNAVGKTGTSLKSSLHTIISSQNKLSYSALWEALKVTDQDPANSNNVKLLYSGISRSKTLNGGDVGDWNREHVWAISHGDLTTSTGPGTDLHHIRPEDVQVNGIRGNKDFDNGGSGFTNSGGSLTDSNSFEPRDAVKGDVARMIFYMIVRYEGGDGWADLEGNDSVSNGSNPYMGRLSVLKQWNDEDPPDAFEERRNQVIYDTYQKNRNPFIDHPEWVEAIW from the coding sequence ATGCTGGCGACACGCACCCGCCGCTGGAAGTCAGTGGCCCTGGCCACGGCCGCCGTCCTGGCCGGCCTCACCACCCCCGCGCTCACCGCGACCCCCGCCGCGGCGACCACGACGGCGTACGACTCGACGTACTACAAGAACGCCGTGGGCAAGACGGGCACCAGCCTCAAGTCCTCGCTGCACACCATCATCAGCAGCCAGAACAAGCTGTCCTACTCGGCGCTCTGGGAGGCGCTGAAGGTCACCGACCAGGACCCGGCGAACAGCAACAACGTCAAGCTGCTGTACTCGGGCATCTCCCGCAGCAAGACCCTCAACGGCGGTGACGTCGGCGACTGGAACCGCGAGCACGTGTGGGCCATCAGCCACGGCGACCTGACGACCTCGACCGGTCCGGGCACCGACCTGCACCACATCCGCCCGGAGGACGTCCAGGTCAACGGGATACGGGGCAACAAGGACTTCGACAACGGCGGCAGCGGCTTCACCAACTCCGGCGGCAGCCTCACCGACTCCAACTCCTTCGAGCCGCGCGACGCCGTCAAAGGCGACGTGGCGCGCATGATCTTCTACATGATCGTCCGCTACGAGGGCGGCGACGGCTGGGCCGACCTGGAGGGCAACGACAGCGTCAGCAACGGCAGCAACCCGTACATGGGCCGGCTGTCGGTGCTCAAGCAGTGGAACGACGAGGACCCGCCGGACGCCTTCGAGGAGCGCCGCAACCAGGTCATCTACGACACCTACCAGAAGAACCGGAACCCGTTCATCGACCACCCGGAGTGGGTCGAGGCGATCTGGTAG